Proteins co-encoded in one Rhodococcus sp. PAMC28707 genomic window:
- a CDS encoding aromatic acid/H+ symport family MFS transporter, translated as MLSNTSPPSAGTDIEFRSHPGVIVLCMFITVIEGFNLIVYGSVVPLLLEDSALGLTDQTTGLVGGLVYIGAIVGSVAAPWCADRIGRKRVLLCAIALFAVGAVLTGAALGVQMLAVARFVTGVGVGGSLTTAMTAARNSSSARRASLVVTVTMAGIPLGGVVAALLAIPVLPAFGWRPMFFVGAGTASAILVAVALMTIPTDTPQEIAGRLWSTGRKLRVMFVGKGFAATFVIAACAIANMVAWQGLNVWATQAMVDLGYSLRVALLLTFTLTGAAVAGSFVAAWAADRRGPAIVAVATSICTVTGLVGILVLPLSLTGTIACVALTGLGGHSTMNLIHSTTADIFPLPVRATALGWSNGTSFVGAFLGPVVGGAAIAAGGAHDLFSVFAASAAVCLLAVVALVWADRKQVAAGLGNDDTSSGPVSSTAATV; from the coding sequence ATGCTGTCCAATACATCTCCGCCGTCTGCTGGGACTGACATCGAATTTCGTTCGCACCCTGGGGTGATCGTGCTGTGCATGTTCATCACGGTCATCGAAGGCTTCAATCTGATCGTGTACGGATCCGTGGTGCCGTTGCTGCTGGAGGACAGTGCACTCGGCCTCACTGATCAAACGACCGGATTGGTCGGTGGGCTCGTCTACATCGGCGCGATCGTCGGTTCGGTTGCCGCACCGTGGTGCGCCGACAGGATTGGACGCAAACGAGTCTTGTTGTGTGCCATAGCGTTGTTTGCAGTGGGAGCTGTGCTGACCGGTGCAGCCCTGGGAGTGCAAATGTTGGCCGTCGCCCGATTCGTCACCGGTGTCGGTGTCGGTGGATCGCTGACCACCGCGATGACCGCGGCCCGAAACAGCTCATCCGCTCGTCGTGCATCCCTCGTCGTTACCGTCACTATGGCAGGAATTCCGTTGGGCGGCGTCGTGGCCGCGTTGCTGGCAATCCCCGTCCTCCCTGCTTTCGGTTGGCGGCCGATGTTCTTCGTTGGCGCGGGAACCGCATCGGCAATTCTGGTCGCCGTTGCACTGATGACCATCCCGACCGACACACCCCAGGAGATCGCCGGCCGTCTATGGTCCACCGGTCGTAAATTACGGGTGATGTTCGTCGGAAAGGGATTTGCGGCAACGTTCGTGATTGCTGCCTGCGCCATCGCGAACATGGTGGCGTGGCAGGGATTGAACGTATGGGCCACGCAAGCCATGGTCGATCTGGGGTACTCGCTGCGCGTGGCGCTGCTGCTCACCTTCACGCTCACCGGGGCAGCAGTTGCGGGGTCGTTCGTAGCTGCGTGGGCCGCCGATCGTCGCGGCCCCGCCATCGTCGCGGTTGCGACGAGCATATGCACCGTCACCGGACTGGTCGGGATTTTGGTTCTGCCGCTCTCACTAACCGGCACCATTGCGTGCGTCGCTCTGACCGGGCTGGGAGGCCACTCGACGATGAACCTGATTCACTCCACCACAGCCGACATCTTCCCGCTCCCGGTACGGGCAACCGCGTTGGGGTGGTCCAACGGAACCTCGTTCGTCGGTGCCTTCCTCGGACCGGTGGTCGGCGGTGCGGCCATCGCAGCAGGCGGAGCCCATGACCTGTTCTCGGTCTTCGCAGCGTCGGCCGCTGTCTGCCTCCTTGCGGTGGTGGCGCTGGTGTGGGCCGACCGGAAGCAGGTTGCGGCGGGCCTCGGCAACGACGACACGAGCTCCGGACCAGTGTCGTCCAC
- a CDS encoding MFS transporter: MSHRQILEALTGLLAALFTALLSTTIVTTALPTIVGDLDGSQTVYAWVITTALLANAASTPIWGKLADLFNKKVLVQVAIVVFVVGSMLAGFAPNIPILLTARVVQGVGMGGLTALVIAIIGSIVSPRERGRYSGYIGAVTAVSMSGGPILGGVVVDSPLGWRWCFFICVPVAVVAFGLVQKTLHIETVRKDDVSIDWLGALLLTAGVSVLLVWVSFAGKADYYEWLSRDSAILVGTGVLLLVVTVIVEARHSSPIIPLKIVTERTTGLAIIASVAVGVGLFGGTTFLGQYFQTAREFSPTGAGLLTIPLVFGMLVSSVGSGQLITKLGQWKPFIVAGAGLMVVGFLLLGIVDHATSLWSIGVFIAVVGLGIGMLMQNLVLAVQNTVSVHDIGAASSNVAFFRTFGGAIGVSVLGSLLAGQVAQKSAAGFAQLGIDASAGAGSSLDLGALPPPVAAVVRTAYGDATGRIFLIAGFIAVVTLVATVLIPNRPLRRTIDVAQTPGVGDEFAEIPSFGPDRVYIAPEPADRSDLRSTEVP; this comes from the coding sequence ATGTCGCACCGGCAAATCCTCGAAGCCTTGACTGGCCTACTCGCTGCGCTGTTCACGGCTCTTCTCAGCACAACGATCGTCACTACGGCGCTTCCAACCATCGTCGGTGACCTCGACGGTTCGCAGACCGTCTATGCCTGGGTGATCACAACGGCCCTGCTTGCCAACGCCGCGTCGACGCCGATCTGGGGCAAGCTCGCAGACCTCTTCAACAAGAAGGTTCTCGTTCAGGTCGCCATCGTCGTCTTCGTTGTAGGCTCGATGCTTGCCGGGTTCGCGCCGAACATACCGATTCTGTTGACGGCTCGCGTCGTTCAGGGTGTCGGTATGGGGGGTCTGACGGCCCTCGTCATCGCCATCATCGGGTCGATCGTGTCCCCGCGTGAACGCGGACGCTACTCGGGTTACATCGGTGCAGTCACCGCCGTATCGATGTCGGGCGGACCCATTCTCGGCGGCGTGGTCGTCGACAGTCCGCTCGGGTGGCGCTGGTGCTTCTTCATCTGCGTGCCAGTTGCTGTCGTTGCCTTCGGGCTCGTGCAGAAGACGCTCCATATCGAGACCGTGCGCAAGGACGACGTGTCCATCGACTGGCTCGGTGCCCTGCTGCTGACAGCAGGAGTCTCCGTTCTCCTGGTTTGGGTCTCGTTCGCAGGCAAGGCAGACTATTACGAGTGGCTCTCCCGGGACTCGGCCATTCTTGTCGGCACCGGGGTGTTGCTCTTGGTCGTGACCGTCATCGTGGAGGCTCGTCACTCATCGCCGATCATTCCTTTGAAGATCGTCACCGAGCGCACGACCGGCCTTGCCATCATCGCGTCCGTTGCCGTCGGTGTCGGGCTTTTCGGCGGCACCACGTTCCTCGGGCAATACTTCCAGACGGCACGCGAATTCTCTCCCACCGGAGCTGGGCTACTCACGATCCCCTTGGTGTTCGGCATGCTCGTCAGCTCCGTCGGATCTGGCCAACTCATCACCAAGCTCGGACAATGGAAGCCCTTCATTGTGGCGGGCGCGGGTCTCATGGTGGTCGGATTCCTGCTACTCGGCATCGTCGATCACGCTACGAGTCTGTGGTCCATCGGCGTCTTCATCGCGGTCGTCGGGCTCGGAATCGGCATGTTGATGCAAAATCTCGTACTGGCCGTTCAGAACACGGTCAGCGTGCACGATATCGGTGCGGCATCGTCCAACGTCGCGTTCTTTCGCACGTTCGGTGGAGCGATCGGTGTGTCCGTTCTCGGGTCGTTGTTGGCAGGCCAAGTGGCCCAGAAGTCGGCTGCAGGCTTCGCTCAGTTGGGCATCGACGCCTCGGCCGGTGCTGGTTCCTCACTCGACCTCGGGGCGCTGCCGCCACCGGTCGCCGCTGTCGTTCGGACCGCCTACGGTGATGCTACGGGGCGAATCTTTCTGATCGCCGGTTTCATCGCTGTCGTGACTCTGGTTGCGACCGTACTCATCCCGAACAGGCCATTACGCAGAACGATCGACGTCGCGCAGACGCCCGGGGTGGGCGACGAGTTCGCCGAAATCCCATCCTTCGGCCCCGATCGGGTCTACATCGCACCCGAGCCGGCGGATCGCTCGGATCTCCGAAGCACCGAGGTTCCCTGA
- a CDS encoding TetR family transcriptional regulator translates to MTVERSQASKPRRGRRPGTESTRQAVLDAARAKFARDGFAGTTIRSVAADAGVDASQVMQFFRSKDDLFASVMAIPPSALERFDIAFEGPDEHLGERVVRAYLAAWEGTPEQSEPLMAMLRSAIGNEHANEQLRDFIQSRLQHGMNPDGDADAALRAGLASSMLVGIVTSRRIIGVPLLTEASTDDLVRIVAPAIQRVLAAE, encoded by the coding sequence ATGACGGTCGAGAGAAGCCAGGCAAGCAAGCCGCGACGTGGACGACGCCCCGGAACGGAAAGCACCCGTCAAGCTGTGCTCGACGCCGCTCGCGCCAAGTTCGCACGCGACGGATTCGCGGGCACGACCATCCGGTCCGTCGCTGCTGACGCAGGCGTCGATGCCTCTCAGGTAATGCAGTTCTTCAGATCGAAAGACGATCTCTTCGCATCGGTGATGGCCATCCCGCCCTCTGCACTCGAACGATTCGATATCGCGTTCGAGGGTCCAGACGAACACCTCGGCGAACGGGTAGTTCGCGCTTATCTGGCGGCATGGGAAGGAACGCCCGAGCAGTCCGAGCCGCTGATGGCCATGCTACGCAGCGCGATCGGGAATGAACACGCCAACGAGCAACTCCGCGACTTCATTCAATCCCGTCTCCAGCACGGAATGAACCCCGACGGCGACGCCGACGCCGCGCTGCGAGCAGGACTGGCATCATCGATGCTCGTCGGCATCGTCACGAGCCGCCGCATCATCGGAGTACCACTACTGACCGAAGCGAGCACCGACGATCTCGTCCGCATCGTGGCACCAGCGATCCAACGAGTCCTCGCCGCGGAGTAA
- a CDS encoding CocE/NonD family hydrolase, whose translation MSEDQKMFVPSTPLPAGRSGVLTGFDPGSRTLEAGYRIAPQFRSLPVDVVFEKDVAVQLRDGVTIYVDVFRPVGEEKVPVVVAWSPYGKGQGSSPSVMGVFGLVGLENSIVSGLEKFEAPDPAYWCARGYAICNPDIRGVVDSDGDSVLWDRQEGRDCYDLIEWLAEQQWCSGKVGMSGTSYLAVSQWFTAAEQPPHLAAINPWEGVSDVYRDLVLRGGMPDTGFAQQLQDGSFFGKNQKEDILSEVERYPLMTELWENKIPQFDRITVPAYVVASYSNTLHTAGTFRAWRRIASDEKWLRIHNGQEWPDYYDEANVEDLRRFFDHYLKGEDNGWEQTPRVRYSVLDLNGGDTVGVSAETFPPEHASSTKFFLDAQSRTLQSAAPGDAAIAAYEVDSNPNAVSFITRFEQETVMVGYPKAHLWVEARGSDDMDIFVLVQKLDAYGTPLQAFTVPNQSARAHDLTDHGATILKYKGSDGRLRASARHLDENLSTDEVPAHTFDRVEKLSEGDVVDIEIDLLPIGLTFHPGEQLRFVVSSRNLLGTLMPGIREYVGANIGQHVIHTGGDHASYIQLPVLSH comes from the coding sequence ATGAGCGAAGACCAGAAGATGTTCGTACCGTCCACTCCGTTGCCTGCAGGCCGAAGTGGAGTGTTGACGGGATTCGATCCGGGTTCTCGGACCTTGGAGGCCGGATACCGAATAGCACCTCAGTTTCGTTCTCTCCCCGTCGATGTGGTTTTCGAAAAAGATGTCGCTGTCCAGCTTCGTGATGGTGTGACCATCTATGTTGACGTGTTCAGGCCGGTCGGGGAAGAAAAGGTGCCGGTTGTCGTCGCCTGGAGCCCCTACGGAAAAGGACAGGGCAGCTCGCCCAGCGTGATGGGCGTCTTCGGACTCGTCGGGCTCGAGAATTCCATCGTTTCCGGTCTGGAGAAGTTCGAAGCTCCGGACCCGGCGTACTGGTGCGCCCGTGGCTATGCGATCTGCAATCCTGACATTCGCGGTGTGGTCGATTCGGATGGCGACAGCGTGCTGTGGGACAGGCAGGAAGGTCGTGACTGCTACGACCTCATCGAGTGGCTCGCCGAGCAGCAGTGGTGCAGCGGCAAGGTTGGGATGAGCGGGACGTCGTATCTAGCGGTGTCGCAGTGGTTCACAGCTGCAGAGCAGCCACCCCACCTCGCTGCGATCAACCCGTGGGAGGGCGTGAGCGATGTCTATCGCGATCTGGTCCTGCGCGGCGGAATGCCTGACACCGGCTTCGCGCAGCAGCTTCAAGACGGCAGTTTCTTCGGCAAGAATCAGAAGGAGGATATTCTCTCCGAAGTGGAACGCTACCCACTCATGACCGAGCTGTGGGAGAACAAGATTCCGCAGTTCGACCGCATCACCGTCCCGGCGTACGTCGTCGCCAGCTATTCGAACACCCTGCACACCGCGGGGACGTTCCGCGCGTGGCGTCGAATCGCGTCGGACGAGAAGTGGTTGCGTATCCACAACGGTCAGGAATGGCCCGACTACTACGACGAGGCGAATGTCGAGGACCTTCGTCGCTTCTTCGATCACTACCTCAAGGGTGAGGACAACGGCTGGGAGCAGACACCGAGGGTTCGGTACTCCGTGCTCGATCTCAATGGCGGTGACACTGTCGGAGTCTCCGCGGAAACGTTTCCACCGGAACATGCTTCGTCGACAAAGTTCTTCTTGGATGCTCAGTCTCGTACCTTGCAATCCGCAGCACCCGGCGATGCAGCGATCGCAGCATACGAAGTCGATTCCAACCCGAATGCGGTTTCGTTCATCACGCGGTTCGAACAGGAGACCGTGATGGTCGGATACCCCAAGGCGCACCTCTGGGTCGAAGCGCGCGGCTCCGACGACATGGATATTTTCGTTCTCGTACAGAAACTCGATGCGTACGGCACACCCCTGCAGGCATTCACTGTCCCGAATCAGAGCGCGCGAGCGCACGACCTCACCGACCACGGCGCAACGATTCTCAAGTACAAGGGCTCCGACGGACGCCTGCGGGCATCGGCGCGCCACCTCGACGAGAACCTGTCCACTGACGAGGTGCCGGCGCACACCTTCGATCGGGTCGAAAAGCTCTCGGAAGGTGACGTTGTCGATATCGAGATCGACCTGTTGCCGATCGGTCTCACATTCCACCCGGGCGAACAGCTGCGATTCGTCGTCAGCTCTCGCAATCTACTCGGCACTCTGATGCCGGGTATCCGGGAATACGTCGGTGCCAACATTGGCCAGCATGTCATCCACACCGGTGGTGACCACGCTTCCTATATCCAACTTCCGGTCCTGTCGCACTGA
- a CDS encoding nuclear transport factor 2 family protein, whose protein sequence is MSEYEDKAAIIEVLNLYAFALDSHQWDLFNDIFTEDVKAEFGPASAAWPDVASLTSAFEDFHKTLDTHQHTMTGHLVHVEGDKAYTFTYGNWLLVRKAAFGGPTWLGSGWYDDELVRTDKGWRIRHRISKLISYTGNPDVPQPVGDQRPDHTGHVLREAVEAGDVRYFNAIKGR, encoded by the coding sequence ATGAGTGAGTACGAAGACAAAGCGGCAATCATCGAAGTTCTCAACCTCTACGCGTTCGCGCTGGACTCCCATCAGTGGGACCTGTTCAACGACATCTTCACCGAGGACGTGAAGGCAGAGTTCGGTCCAGCCAGCGCTGCGTGGCCGGATGTTGCCAGCCTCACAAGTGCATTCGAAGATTTCCACAAGACTCTCGACACCCACCAGCACACGATGACGGGCCACCTCGTGCATGTCGAAGGCGACAAGGCATACACCTTCACGTACGGCAACTGGTTGCTTGTTCGTAAAGCAGCCTTCGGTGGACCGACCTGGCTGGGTTCGGGTTGGTACGACGACGAACTGGTGCGGACCGACAAGGGATGGCGCATTCGACACCGCATCTCCAAATTGATCTCGTACACCGGGAATCCTGATGTGCCGCAACCGGTCGGCGATCAGCGACCAGACCACACCGGGCATGTTCTACGCGAAGCGGTGGAGGCAGGAGACGTTCGGTACTTCAACGCCATCAAGGGCAGATGA